The Deinococcus roseus genome contains a region encoding:
- a CDS encoding PASTA domain-containing protein — MGRIDGKYEIVQELSKETHSTLYEATTPGGELVRVDWFTIVDPSTRTLFLKYRTALKGSESPLLLDVVSKPGAYYTVWKTTAADPVEHFLQAHVKDAAAVEALITLVQVLTEQGFAVPDAEIVMLDGKPVLRGLKFQDRPIEEVQRLNADFLKPLQSSKVRATRPVKNKKPRSAGPRLTVWGWLPGLLFLTCTGYVMKNATQAYLNPPIYTVPDVIGQNITQAAEEVVHDGFRVAVVDGEEPGVAIGTVIEQDHKGGTSLHVNRLVTLTVNNPPPLSVPKITDMTVGEATRTLQEVGLKVGAVTTSPPNDLTLPKGSIIAQDPEPGTQVGKGSTINILISGGRKVKETFLPILKGMTFDEAKAEVEKAGLVLNKVQQVVSELPEGTVIRQTPDEYKKVPVGSPVTIYVSRAPLVSPPVNENPTTPVGPVPKPDPVETTPDPGTQTGQNGQTTPDVGTQNGQTDPDPDTQNGQNGQNGQPDPDTTQTPETTLKKFQYTFPSDLGEGIAELRVQDENGESTLMKAPNAAGMTAEIEVSVKGNAVFNLYLDGQLVSSFER; from the coding sequence ATGGGCCGCATTGACGGAAAATACGAAATCGTTCAGGAACTCTCCAAAGAAACCCACTCCACCCTCTACGAGGCCACCACGCCCGGTGGAGAGCTGGTGCGCGTGGACTGGTTCACCATTGTGGACCCCAGCACCCGCACCCTGTTTCTGAAATACCGCACAGCCCTGAAAGGCAGCGAAAGCCCGCTGCTGCTCGATGTGGTGTCCAAACCCGGAGCCTACTACACCGTCTGGAAAACCACTGCGGCAGATCCTGTGGAGCACTTTTTGCAGGCCCACGTCAAGGACGCCGCTGCTGTAGAAGCCCTGATCACCCTGGTTCAGGTGCTCACCGAACAGGGCTTTGCAGTGCCAGATGCCGAAATTGTGATGCTGGACGGCAAGCCTGTGCTGAGAGGACTGAAGTTCCAGGACCGTCCCATCGAAGAGGTGCAGCGCCTCAATGCCGATTTCCTGAAACCCCTGCAAAGCTCCAAGGTGCGGGCCACCCGTCCGGTCAAAAACAAAAAACCCCGTTCTGCTGGTCCTCGCCTCACGGTCTGGGGCTGGTTGCCTGGTTTGCTGTTCCTGACCTGCACGGGCTATGTGATGAAAAATGCCACCCAGGCCTACCTGAATCCGCCCATTTACACGGTTCCAGATGTGATCGGGCAGAACATCACCCAGGCAGCAGAAGAGGTGGTGCACGACGGTTTCCGTGTGGCTGTGGTGGATGGAGAAGAACCCGGAGTGGCCATCGGAACCGTCATTGAGCAGGACCACAAGGGCGGAACCAGCTTGCATGTGAACCGTCTGGTGACCCTCACCGTCAACAACCCGCCTCCCCTCAGCGTGCCCAAAATCACCGACATGACCGTCGGGGAGGCCACCCGCACCCTGCAGGAAGTGGGTTTGAAAGTCGGTGCTGTCACCACCTCCCCCCCCAACGACCTGACGTTGCCCAAAGGTTCCATCATTGCCCAGGATCCTGAACCTGGCACCCAGGTCGGCAAAGGCAGCACCATCAACATCCTGATTTCCGGCGGCAGAAAAGTCAAAGAAACTTTCCTCCCCATCCTCAAAGGCATGACCTTCGATGAAGCCAAAGCAGAGGTGGAAAAAGCTGGACTGGTGCTCAACAAGGTGCAGCAGGTGGTCAGTGAACTGCCTGAAGGCACCGTGATTCGCCAGACCCCGGATGAGTACAAGAAAGTTCCTGTGGGTTCTCCTGTGACCATTTATGTGTCCAGAGCTCCTCTGGTCAGCCCACCGGTCAATGAAAATCCCACAACTCCAGTGGGACCTGTGCCCAAACCGGACCCTGTGGAAACCACCCCAGATCCTGGCACCCAGACAGGACAGAACGGCCAGACCACACCTGATGTGGGCACCCAGAATGGCCAGACCGATCCTGATCCAGACACCCAGAATGGTCAGAATGGTCAGAATGGCCAGCCCGACCCTGACACCACCCAGACCCCTGAAACCACCCTCAAGAAGTTCCAGTACACCTTCCCCAGCGATCTGGGCGAAGGCATCGCTGAACTGCGGGTGCAGGATGAAAACGGCGAGTCCACCCTGATGAAAGCCCCCAACGCAGCAGGCATGACCGCTGAAATTGAGGTCTCTGTGAAAGGGAATGCCGTGTTCAACCTGTATCTGGATGGTCAACTGGTGAGCAGTTTCGAGCGTTAA
- the ispH gene encoding 4-hydroxy-3-methylbut-2-enyl diphosphate reductase, with protein MIERIYLAKPRGFCAGVVMAIQAVEKAAQTLDRPVTVYHSIVHNHTVVERLEDQFGVHFVEDLQDLPMLPAEGDTVVFSAHGISPAVRERANQMNLFSIDATCPLVTKVHTEAKKYAREGYHILLIGDSAKHQEVIGTQGEAPEVTTVVAVLGKEGKGMSDAHTVTVPDPTKVVVLTQTTLNVDDVYRTIEVLKSRFPEMVIPPSDDLCYATKNRQDAVKNIAPNVQAFLVLTSTHSSNGMRLLELAEALCGRAHRLETDQDVQNIDFSGVESIGITSAASTPDDLVQKVVQHFRDLNPDVQVIEEGEWENIKFREPRRIPPPTAQV; from the coding sequence ATGATAGAGCGGATCTACCTCGCAAAGCCCAGAGGCTTCTGTGCAGGTGTGGTGATGGCCATTCAGGCCGTGGAAAAAGCAGCGCAAACCCTGGACAGACCCGTCACGGTGTACCACAGCATCGTGCACAACCACACGGTGGTGGAGCGCCTGGAGGACCAGTTTGGGGTGCATTTTGTGGAAGACCTGCAGGATTTGCCCATGCTTCCCGCAGAGGGAGACACAGTGGTTTTCAGTGCCCACGGAATCAGTCCTGCAGTGCGGGAAAGGGCCAACCAGATGAACCTGTTCAGCATTGACGCCACCTGTCCTCTGGTGACCAAAGTGCACACCGAGGCCAAAAAGTACGCCCGTGAGGGCTACCACATCCTGCTGATCGGGGACAGTGCAAAACATCAGGAGGTGATTGGCACCCAGGGGGAAGCCCCTGAGGTCACCACCGTGGTGGCTGTGCTGGGAAAAGAGGGCAAAGGCATGTCTGATGCCCACACCGTGACGGTGCCAGATCCCACAAAAGTGGTGGTGCTCACCCAGACCACCCTGAATGTGGACGATGTGTACAGAACCATCGAGGTGCTGAAAAGCCGTTTCCCTGAAATGGTGATTCCTCCCAGCGATGACCTGTGTTACGCCACCAAAAACCGTCAGGATGCCGTGAAGAACATTGCTCCAAACGTACAGGCTTTTCTGGTGCTGACCAGCACCCATTCCAGCAACGGCATGCGCCTGCTGGAACTGGCAGAGGCTCTGTGCGGACGTGCCCACCGCCTGGAAACCGATCAGGATGTGCAAAACATTGATTTCTCTGGAGTGGAGAGCATCGGGATCACCTCTGCAGCCAGCACCCCCGATGACCTCGTGCAGAAGGTGGTGCAGCATTTCAGGGACCTCAATCCAGATGTGCAGGTGATTGAAGAGGGCGAATGGGAGAACATCAAGTTCAGGGAACCCAGACGCATTCCTCCACCCACTGCACAGGTTTGA
- a CDS encoding DUF1517 domain-containing protein: MKALWTVFLWMVSFSAFAQSGGGFGGSGSGGGSSSGGGGYSGGGSYSGGGGYSSYGGNNVFIGGGGGGIGVIVFIIIVAFIIMSAMQKRGKGGAAGVAGYGGQAQAVKVQILLAEGDEVKAAMQRIAQTGDASSNQGLASMLNEAALNVLRHPDRWMYAYLDTGSGNEGQMDGKVRAWAAEARSDFTEQTTSNYGKYQRTDAKFEKGGVYLAVTLMAASSNLPALSKDVSPTSVREVLNILAGLSGTGLVRIDVVWSPDQEGEFLSEDEALIKYPELTKL; the protein is encoded by the coding sequence ATGAAAGCGTTGTGGACAGTGTTCCTCTGGATGGTCAGTTTCAGTGCCTTTGCCCAGAGCGGTGGGGGATTCGGAGGCTCTGGTTCCGGTGGAGGTTCCAGTTCCGGTGGAGGAGGCTATTCCGGTGGAGGAAGTTATTCCGGTGGAGGGGGCTACAGCAGCTATGGCGGGAACAATGTCTTCATTGGTGGAGGCGGCGGGGGCATTGGTGTCATCGTTTTCATCATCATCGTTGCCTTCATCATCATGTCCGCCATGCAGAAAAGGGGCAAAGGCGGAGCAGCAGGGGTGGCAGGTTACGGTGGTCAGGCCCAGGCTGTGAAAGTGCAGATCCTGCTGGCCGAAGGCGATGAAGTGAAAGCAGCCATGCAGCGCATTGCACAGACAGGTGACGCCTCTTCCAATCAGGGACTGGCCAGCATGCTCAACGAGGCTGCCCTGAATGTGCTCAGGCACCCAGACCGCTGGATGTATGCCTACCTGGACACAGGATCTGGCAACGAAGGCCAGATGGACGGCAAGGTCAGGGCCTGGGCTGCCGAAGCCCGCAGCGATTTCACCGAGCAAACCACCAGCAATTACGGCAAGTACCAGCGCACAGATGCCAAATTTGAAAAAGGTGGGGTGTATCTGGCCGTAACCCTGATGGCTGCTTCCAGCAATTTGCCTGCCCTTTCCAAAGACGTGAGTCCGACCAGCGTCCGGGAAGTCCTCAACATCCTGGCAGGTCTTTCTGGAACAGGTCTGGTGCGCATTGACGTGGTGTGGAGCCCGGATCAGGAAGGGGAATTTCTCTCTGAAGATGAGGCCCTGATCAAATACCCTGAGCTCACCAAGCTTTGA
- a CDS encoding Crp/Fnr family transcriptional regulator codes for MKTYGSYTMVDVHGQGRPLRRGDTLYYTGDASPSLYRLEKGLLRAVRLTPQGRNLTVRHIQPGDIFGEEALHSLQRSHQVIALTDAVVHPIYPQELQGEALWEVLQSLSSQLQRVMNDGVHIQDGELRERIARYLLNLADSSLGGEDSEGVRFVRATHELIAEGTGATRESVSKLIGEMRDDGLLSPAYRCIALTNESELRAIAGL; via the coding sequence ATGAAAACTTACGGATCTTACACAATGGTTGATGTACACGGACAGGGCCGCCCCCTGCGTCGCGGAGACACCCTGTACTACACCGGAGATGCCAGTCCCAGCCTGTACCGCCTGGAAAAAGGCCTGCTGCGCGCCGTGCGCCTCACCCCCCAGGGCCGCAACCTGACCGTGCGCCACATTCAACCCGGAGACATTTTCGGTGAAGAAGCTTTGCACAGCCTGCAACGCTCTCACCAGGTGATTGCCCTCACCGACGCTGTGGTTCACCCCATTTACCCCCAGGAACTGCAAGGTGAAGCCCTCTGGGAAGTCCTGCAATCTTTAAGCTCCCAGCTCCAGCGTGTGATGAACGACGGTGTGCACATCCAGGACGGTGAACTGCGTGAACGCATCGCCCGTTACCTGCTCAACCTCGCCGATTCTTCCCTCGGTGGAGAGGACTCCGAAGGCGTGCGTTTTGTTCGCGCCACCCACGAACTGATTGCCGAAGGCACCGGAGCCACCCGCGAAAGCGTCTCCAAGCTGATTGGTGAAATGCGCGATGACGGCCTGCTCAGCCCTGCCTACCGCTGCATCGCCCTCACCAACGAATCTGAACTGCGTGCCATTGCTGGCTTATAA